In one Novosphingopyxis iocasae genomic region, the following are encoded:
- the ftsH gene encoding ATP-dependent zinc metalloprotease FtsH: MNDDQEPKGNPWMKSMMIWAGAILAVLLVFSVFDGNQAADAQGVSYTTFREKVASGSVKSVQIGPDRIIGTYTDGDKFQTIPVPNDSSLNQLLEANGVEASGMAQEQPSIWQYMLVQALPFLLIIGIAFFVLRQMQKGGGASGAMGFGKSKAKLLTEKHGKVTFDDVAGIDEAREELQEIVEFLRDPTKFSKLGGKIPKGALLVGSPGTGKTLLARAIAGEAGVPFFTISGSDFVEMFVGVGASRVRDMFEQAKKNAPCILFIDEIDAVGRHRGAGLGNGNDEREQTLNQLLVEMDGFEANEGIIIIAATNRPDVLDPALLRPGRFDRQVVVPRPDIEGREKILAVHMKKVPLAPDVDARTIARGTPGFSGADLANLVNEAALMAARRSKRLVAMQEFEDAKDKVMMGSERRSMVMTDDEKKMTAYHEAGHAIVAIHEPASDPIHKATIIPRGRALGMVMRLPERDSYSYHRDKMHANLAVSMGGRVAEEIIFGYNKVSSGASSDIQYATKLARDMVTQWGMSDEMGPLQYEEPQGETFLGYSQSQRSHMSDETAKKIDKEIRRIVEEGYERAKSLLNEHSDQLHQLANAMLEYETLSGDEIRELLETGKFEREDGEIVKPSETPQLGTLIPSAGRGKPKNPFGDARPQGA, from the coding sequence ATGAACGACGATCAGGAGCCGAAAGGCAATCCCTGGATGAAAAGCATGATGATCTGGGCGGGCGCGATCCTCGCAGTCCTGCTCGTATTCTCGGTGTTCGACGGCAACCAGGCCGCCGATGCGCAGGGCGTCAGCTATACTACGTTCCGTGAAAAGGTGGCCTCTGGCTCTGTGAAGAGTGTGCAGATCGGCCCGGATCGCATCATCGGCACCTACACCGATGGCGACAAGTTCCAGACGATCCCCGTGCCGAACGACAGCAGCCTGAACCAGCTGCTGGAAGCCAACGGTGTCGAGGCAAGCGGCATGGCGCAGGAGCAGCCGAGCATCTGGCAGTATATGCTGGTGCAGGCCCTGCCCTTCCTGCTGATCATCGGTATTGCCTTCTTCGTGCTGCGACAGATGCAGAAGGGCGGCGGCGCCAGCGGCGCGATGGGTTTCGGCAAGTCCAAGGCCAAGCTGCTGACGGAGAAGCACGGCAAGGTGACGTTCGACGACGTTGCCGGCATCGATGAGGCGCGCGAGGAATTGCAGGAGATCGTCGAGTTTCTGCGCGATCCCACCAAATTCTCCAAGCTCGGCGGCAAGATTCCCAAGGGCGCGCTGCTGGTCGGTTCGCCCGGCACCGGCAAAACGCTGCTCGCCCGCGCGATTGCAGGCGAAGCGGGCGTGCCGTTCTTCACCATCTCCGGTTCTGACTTCGTCGAGATGTTCGTCGGCGTCGGCGCCAGCCGTGTGCGCGACATGTTCGAGCAGGCGAAAAAGAACGCGCCGTGCATCCTGTTCATCGACGAAATCGACGCCGTCGGCCGCCATCGCGGCGCCGGCCTCGGCAATGGTAATGACGAGCGCGAGCAGACGCTGAACCAGCTGCTCGTCGAAATGGACGGTTTCGAGGCGAACGAAGGTATCATCATCATCGCCGCGACCAACCGTCCCGATGTGCTCGACCCCGCGCTTCTGCGTCCGGGCCGCTTCGACCGTCAGGTGGTCGTGCCGCGTCCGGACATCGAGGGCCGCGAGAAGATCCTTGCGGTGCACATGAAGAAGGTGCCGCTGGCCCCCGATGTGGACGCGCGTACCATCGCGCGTGGCACGCCCGGCTTCTCCGGCGCGGACCTTGCCAACCTGGTCAATGAAGCTGCGCTGATGGCCGCACGCCGTTCCAAGCGTCTCGTCGCCATGCAGGAGTTCGAGGACGCCAAGGACAAGGTCATGATGGGATCGGAGCGCCGCTCCATGGTCATGACCGATGACGAGAAGAAGATGACCGCCTATCATGAGGCCGGCCATGCCATAGTCGCGATCCATGAGCCCGCGTCGGACCCGATCCACAAGGCGACGATCATTCCGCGCGGCCGCGCGCTCGGCATGGTCATGCGCCTGCCGGAGCGGGACAGCTACAGCTATCACCGTGACAAGATGCACGCGAATCTGGCCGTTTCCATGGGCGGACGCGTGGCCGAGGAAATCATCTTCGGGTACAACAAGGTTAGTTCCGGCGCTTCGAGCGATATTCAATATGCCACCAAGCTCGCCCGCGACATGGTGACGCAGTGGGGTATGTCGGATGAGATGGGCCCGCTGCAATATGAAGAGCCGCAGGGTGAAACCTTCTTGGGCTATTCGCAGTCGCAGCGCAGCCACATGTCGGACGAGACCGCCAAGAAGATCGATAAGGAAATTCGCCGGATCGTCGAAGAAGGCTATGAGCGGGCGAAGTCGCTTCTCAATGAGCATAGCGATCAGCTGCACCAGCTGGCCAATGCAATGCTGGAATATGAGACGCTCTCGGGCGACGAAATCCGCGAGTTGCTGGAAACCGGCAAGTTCGAGCGCGAGGACGGCGAAATCGTGAAACCCTCGGAAACCCCTCAACTGGGTACACTCATCCCGTCTGCCGGGCGCGGCAAACCGAAGAACCCATTCGGAGATGCCAGGCCTCAAGGGGCCTGA
- a CDS encoding YdcH family protein, with the protein MNDEGYRQVLQGLRIEHRDLDDAIAALTAQQVPDQLQIARLKRRKLALKDRIGRIEDEITPDIIA; encoded by the coding sequence ATGAATGATGAAGGTTACCGTCAGGTCCTCCAGGGGCTGCGCATCGAACATCGCGATCTCGACGATGCGATCGCCGCACTGACGGCACAGCAGGTGCCGGACCAGTTGCAGATCGCTCGGCTGAAACGGCGGAAACTCGCGCTGAAAGACCGCATCGGGCGCATCGAGGATGAGATTACGCCGGACATTATCGCCTGA
- the ptsP gene encoding phosphoenolpyruvate--protein phosphotransferase, giving the protein MTQTAAISARQILTGLHEVMASRTHAQGKLNHVVDIIGEALDSEVCSIYLLREGALELYATRGLNPEAVHVTRLARGEGLVGTIAENNDTLNLAEAATHPNFLYMPETGEEKFHSFAGVPIVRSERAVGVVCVQHRDPRKYEEVEIEALQTVAMVLAELITNAELIDDQRTQMVADTGATRLSGLPLVKGMAAGAAIFHQPRIEIEHVVAEDIEAERARVYSAFDKMRDQIDRMASQADFGVGGEHEEVLETYKMFAYDEGWSRRINEAIDSGLTAEAAIERVQQRTRMRMRQIDDPLLAERMHDLEDLSNRLLRIVSGQMGTAAQFGLRKDSILIARNLGPAELLEYDRRRLKGVILEEGSLTAHVTIVARAMGIPMIGRARGIRSHLREGDELLLDADSNSIFIRPDTEIVESYETKLAKRQERRARYAALRDAEPVTMDGTRISVMVNAGLRDDVGAVAMTGADGVGLFRTEFQFLVSSTLPQRERQMRFYRDVLDAAGEKPVIFRTLDIGGDKALPYIKDAGMDEENPAMGWRALRVALDRSGLMKAQARALIEAASGRTLHVMFPLIAEPWEFLEARDLFYEQVEFLRTRKKQLPVHIRYGAMLEVPALADALDQLTGELDFLSVGTNDLTQFLFAADRSHPRLAERYDWLSPAILRFLRRVARNLDDTPVQLGVCGEMGGRPLEAMALLGLGYRRLSITPAAVGPIKAMVRSLDLGAVSTLMEELLARPPADLRATLTAWANEKAVDIG; this is encoded by the coding sequence ATGACGCAGACCGCCGCCATCTCCGCCAGACAGATCCTGACCGGCCTCCACGAAGTGATGGCCAGCCGCACCCATGCACAGGGCAAGCTGAACCATGTCGTCGATATCATCGGCGAGGCGCTGGATAGCGAAGTCTGCTCGATCTATCTGCTGCGCGAAGGTGCGCTGGAGCTTTATGCGACGCGCGGCCTCAACCCCGAAGCGGTTCACGTCACCCGTCTCGCCCGCGGAGAAGGCCTGGTCGGCACGATCGCCGAGAATAACGACACGCTGAACCTGGCCGAGGCGGCGACGCATCCAAACTTCCTCTACATGCCCGAAACCGGCGAGGAGAAATTCCACAGCTTCGCCGGCGTGCCGATCGTCCGGTCCGAGCGCGCGGTGGGTGTGGTCTGCGTGCAGCATCGCGATCCGCGAAAATATGAAGAGGTGGAGATCGAGGCGCTGCAGACGGTCGCGATGGTGCTGGCAGAGCTGATCACCAATGCCGAACTGATCGATGATCAACGCACGCAGATGGTGGCGGACACCGGGGCTACACGCCTGTCCGGCCTGCCGCTCGTCAAGGGCATGGCCGCGGGCGCGGCGATCTTCCATCAGCCGCGCATCGAGATCGAGCATGTCGTGGCCGAGGATATCGAGGCCGAGCGCGCGCGCGTATACTCAGCGTTCGACAAGATGCGCGACCAGATCGATCGCATGGCGAGCCAGGCCGATTTCGGCGTGGGCGGCGAGCATGAAGAGGTCCTCGAGACCTACAAGATGTTCGCCTATGACGAGGGCTGGAGCCGCCGCATCAACGAGGCGATCGACAGCGGCCTGACCGCCGAAGCGGCGATCGAGCGCGTCCAGCAACGCACCCGCATGCGCATGCGCCAGATCGACGATCCCTTGCTTGCTGAGCGGATGCACGACCTGGAGGATCTCTCCAACCGCCTGCTGCGCATCGTCTCCGGCCAGATGGGCACCGCCGCGCAATTCGGGCTGCGCAAGGATTCGATCCTCATCGCGCGCAATCTGGGTCCGGCGGAACTGCTGGAATATGATCGGCGGCGGCTGAAAGGCGTGATCCTGGAAGAAGGCTCGCTCACCGCGCATGTCACCATCGTGGCGCGCGCGATGGGTATACCGATGATCGGGCGGGCGCGTGGCATCCGCAGCCATCTGCGCGAGGGCGATGAACTGCTGCTCGATGCTGACAGCAACAGCATCTTTATCCGCCCCGACACGGAGATCGTCGAAAGTTACGAGACCAAGCTGGCGAAGCGGCAAGAACGGCGCGCGCGCTACGCTGCCTTGCGTGATGCTGAGCCGGTGACCATGGACGGCACGCGCATATCGGTGATGGTGAACGCCGGCCTTCGCGACGATGTCGGCGCGGTGGCGATGACGGGCGCGGACGGCGTGGGTCTGTTCCGCACCGAGTTCCAGTTCCTCGTCAGTTCCACTTTGCCGCAGCGCGAGCGCCAGATGCGCTTCTATCGCGATGTGCTGGATGCCGCGGGCGAGAAGCCGGTGATCTTCCGCACGCTCGATATCGGCGGAGACAAGGCGCTGCCTTACATCAAGGACGCCGGGATGGATGAGGAAAACCCGGCCATGGGCTGGCGCGCGCTGCGCGTCGCGCTCGACCGCAGCGGCCTGATGAAAGCGCAGGCACGCGCGCTGATCGAAGCGGCGTCGGGCCGCACTTTGCACGTGATGTTCCCGCTGATCGCCGAGCCGTGGGAATTTCTGGAAGCGCGCGATCTGTTCTACGAGCAGGTGGAGTTCTTGCGAACGCGCAAGAAGCAGCTGCCAGTCCATATCCGCTACGGCGCGATGCTGGAGGTGCCGGCCCTTGCCGATGCACTCGACCAGCTGACCGGCGAACTGGATTTCCTCTCGGTCGGCACCAATGACCTGACCCAGTTCCTGTTCGCGGCCGATCGTTCGCACCCGCGGCTGGCCGAGCGTTACGACTGGCTGAGCCCCGCGATCCTTCGCTTTTTGCGCCGCGTCGCTCGCAATCTCGACGATACGCCGGTGCAGCTTGGCGTTTGCGGTGAGATGGGTGGCCGCCCGCTCGAGGCCATGGCGCTCCTGGGCCTGGGCTATCGCCGCCTGTCGATCACTCCGGCCGCGGTGGGGCCGATCAAGGCGATGGTCCGCTCGCTCGATCTCGGCGCGGTCAGCACGCTGATGGAGGAGCTTCTTGCGCGCCCGCCCGCAGACTTGCGCGCGACACTCACCGCCTGGGCGAACGAGAAGGCTGTCGATATCGGCTGA
- a CDS encoding DUF1465 family protein, which translates to MFQTSQPDACLTTKLIDSLYCEALVLADEARSAFEETDITLSPRETLALSCESLKVTTRLMQVIAWLLNQKAYRAGELTLDELHTEERSLGYAVASDEELVALLRAGPAYLARQSEDLYYRVHRMAARLKGTYREQQPVHDLHDRLERAF; encoded by the coding sequence ATGTTCCAAACTTCCCAACCCGACGCGTGTCTCACTACCAAGCTCATCGATTCGCTGTATTGCGAAGCGCTGGTCCTGGCGGATGAGGCACGCTCGGCGTTCGAAGAGACGGACATCACATTGTCGCCGCGTGAGACGCTGGCGCTTTCCTGCGAATCCCTGAAGGTAACGACCCGGCTGATGCAGGTTATCGCCTGGCTGCTGAACCAGAAGGCCTATCGCGCCGGCGAGCTGACGCTGGACGAACTCCATACCGAAGAGCGCAGCCTGGGCTATGCCGTGGCGAGCGACGAGGAACTGGTAGCGTTGCTGCGGGCCGGCCCCGCTTATCTCGCGCGTCAGAGCGAGGATCTTTATTATCGCGTCCATCGCATGGCCGCGCGCCTGAAAGGCACCTATCGTGAGCAGCAGCCTGTTCACGATCTGCACGACCGGCTCGAACGCGCCTTCTAG
- a CDS encoding YdcH family protein — MHNGHLSALENKHAKLESQIANEANRPSPDPVRIHALKKQKLALKDEISVARAH; from the coding sequence ATGCACAACGGCCATCTGTCCGCACTCGAAAACAAGCATGCCAAGCTTGAGTCGCAGATCGCTAATGAGGCTAACCGTCCCTCTCCCGATCCAGTGAGGATTCACGCCCTTAAGAAGCAAAAGCTCGCCCTCAAGGACGAGATTAGCGTAGCAAGAGCCCACTGA
- the rpoZ gene encoding DNA-directed RNA polymerase subunit omega: MARVTVEDCVDKVSNRFDLVLFAAERAREISGGADLTVDRDRDKNPVVALREIAEQTVKPKHLEEGLVQSLQKVQVDDDDEIEEVGSLSQSAEALRVTAAAPARSAGVARD; encoded by the coding sequence ATGGCGCGCGTTACCGTTGAAGATTGTGTCGACAAGGTCTCGAACCGGTTCGATCTCGTACTCTTCGCCGCAGAACGCGCGCGGGAGATTTCCGGCGGCGCCGACCTCACCGTCGATCGCGATCGTGACAAGAACCCCGTTGTGGCGCTGCGCGAAATCGCCGAACAGACGGTGAAGCCGAAACATCTCGAAGAAGGGCTCGTCCAGTCGCTGCAGAAGGTGCAGGTCGACGATGATGATGAGATCGAGGAAGTCGGCTCGCTCAGCCAGTCCGCCGAAGCGCTGCGCGTCACGGCTGCCGCTCCCGCGCGTTCTGCGGGTGTTGCGCGGGACTGA
- the tilS gene encoding tRNA lysidine(34) synthetase TilS produces the protein MSRPARRRPIANDLTERFASGLLRAVGGMPDRLGLAVSGGPDSLALLLLAHDALPGRIAAATVDHGLRPEAADEAAFVGALCNQRGIPHTTLRPLQPITGNIQSAARAARYRLLVQWAEEQALPFIATAHHADDQLETLLMRLARGSGVAGLSGIRRRNGRIVRPLLEFTKDRLIAICAEAGLTPIDDPSNRDPAFDRVRIRALLNQSSNAFSPGATQRTADALFDAQEALCWVTDRAASEAITAQGEGWLLRAAPYPREIQRRLLSLTLARLGESPRGDVLSRALESLRAGQKSSLGAALCDPRDDGWLICPAPPRRTG, from the coding sequence GTGTCACGTCCGGCAAGGCGAAGGCCAATTGCAAATGATCTGACCGAGCGCTTCGCCTCCGGCCTGTTGCGGGCCGTGGGCGGAATGCCGGACAGGCTGGGCCTCGCCGTTTCCGGCGGGCCGGACAGCCTGGCGTTGTTGCTGCTGGCGCACGATGCTTTGCCGGGACGGATCGCCGCGGCCACGGTTGATCATGGTCTGCGCCCGGAAGCGGCGGATGAAGCCGCCTTCGTCGGCGCGCTCTGCAACCAGCGAGGAATCCCACACACAACGCTGCGCCCCCTGCAGCCGATTACGGGCAACATCCAGTCCGCCGCACGCGCCGCCCGCTACAGGTTGCTCGTTCAATGGGCCGAGGAGCAGGCCCTCCCTTTTATCGCGACGGCGCATCATGCGGATGATCAGCTGGAAACATTGCTGATGCGGCTTGCGCGCGGCAGCGGCGTGGCCGGCCTCTCCGGCATCCGTCGGCGCAACGGCAGGATCGTGCGGCCACTTCTGGAGTTCACCAAGGATCGGCTGATCGCCATCTGCGCGGAGGCAGGCCTTACGCCTATCGACGATCCCAGCAATCGCGACCCGGCCTTTGATAGAGTGCGTATACGCGCCCTGCTGAACCAAAGCTCGAACGCCTTTTCACCCGGCGCGACACAGCGCACCGCCGATGCGCTTTTCGACGCGCAGGAAGCCTTGTGCTGGGTCACCGATCGCGCGGCGTCCGAGGCAATCACCGCGCAGGGCGAGGGCTGGCTTCTCCGTGCCGCGCCCTATCCGCGCGAAATTCAGCGCCGCCTCCTCAGCCTCACCCTTGCCCGGCTAGGCGAATCGCCGCGCGGAGACGTGCTGAGCCGCGCGCTCGAGTCGTTGCGGGCGGGCCAGAAAAGCAGCCTCGGCGCAGCTCTATGCGATCCACGCGATGATGGCTGGCTTATCTGCCCCGCCCCGCCCCGCCGCACCGGCTGA
- a CDS encoding helix-turn-helix domain-containing protein, producing the protein MDDEREQPAAEADTYGSVGEMLRLEREKQSLTLTDIADKTRIPMRHLKALEASDHDALPASTYEIGFAKAYGRALGLDEEHIANELRDEIGHRPSYDRTRDRDNFQPADPARTPPRLMVWTAALIGILLVAGYGIWRGFFWTSDPADPYLDTANQQQVASATPVAKAPIAPAGPSASDPVVLTATKEVWVRIYNGADDTLLMKTMAPGEKFEVPAQAENPMINIGRPEALTVTVGGREVAPLGPPERAIKDIGISARALLARDTGGAAANAASAPGTT; encoded by the coding sequence GTGGACGACGAGCGAGAACAGCCCGCCGCAGAGGCCGACACCTATGGTTCGGTGGGAGAAATGTTGCGGCTTGAGCGGGAGAAACAGTCTCTCACGCTGACCGATATTGCGGACAAGACGCGCATCCCGATGCGGCATCTGAAGGCGCTTGAGGCATCGGATCACGATGCGCTGCCCGCCAGCACCTATGAGATTGGATTTGCAAAGGCCTATGGCCGCGCGCTCGGCCTGGACGAAGAGCATATCGCGAACGAGCTGCGCGATGAGATCGGCCACCGCCCGAGCTATGATCGCACGCGCGATCGCGACAATTTCCAGCCCGCCGACCCCGCGCGTACCCCGCCGCGCCTGATGGTGTGGACCGCGGCGCTGATCGGCATCCTGCTGGTGGCCGGATATGGCATCTGGCGCGGCTTTTTCTGGACCAGCGATCCTGCCGATCCGTATCTGGATACGGCCAATCAGCAGCAGGTCGCTTCCGCAACGCCCGTCGCCAAAGCGCCGATTGCGCCCGCCGGCCCAAGCGCGTCCGATCCGGTGGTGCTGACTGCCACAAAGGAAGTCTGGGTGCGCATCTACAATGGTGCCGACGACACGCTGCTCATGAAGACGATGGCGCCAGGCGAGAAATTCGAAGTGCCCGCGCAGGCCGAAAATCCCATGATCAACATCGGCCGTCCCGAGGCACTGACGGTGACTGTGGGTGGCCGCGAGGTTGCCCCGCTCGGCCCGCCGGAGCGCGCGATCAAGGATATCGGCATCAGCGCCCGCGCGCTGCTGGCGCGCGACACGGGCGGCGCTGCCGCCAACGCCGCGAGCGCTCCGGGCACCACCTGA
- a CDS encoding DUF3857 domain-containing protein codes for MTLKWVSRAFVAGMFASTSIAAHAATLEQPRYEPAPGWVEARQLDPVGEGDRTVLLLVDSQIRVEDDRSVEYRDLAYQVVSPEMLSRLGNVKVEWQPDVQDALIHAVSIVRGGETIDALNGGKSVEVIRREADLEKQSLDGKLTATMQLTGLQLGDVVRVTYSVVSSDPALGGNAEGLESLPVAPIQVGQYHFRLLWPEAKALRWTADTELSEESTGSVSQIHFDGVLPKLKDQPENAPARFVQPPKVNYTTFSDWQSVSLSVAPLYNDHAKLVPGGPLAQRAAAIAAAHDSQLDRMAAAVELVQDEVRYLYEGMEFGNYTPQDPAVTWEKRYGDCKAKSLMLLSLLRELGIEADAMLVRAEDGDIVGELLPGLYAFNHVVVRAKVDGTDYWLDGTMQGTTRANIADVANFAKALPLTEAGSDLIDVPVRPMSEPTQVLERELDLRAGVGFPGIDSITMRFRGPTATQLLAAQSSLDKKSFDDVLDGILSSAGNDGAVFERSLHFENDGQTAIVSGKALESYYWQWEDRRYQTQLNPPVENFTFDADRGRAAWSHIPVMVNHPLYQATTVRLLLPEMAEPFELRGAAKFDGGIAGYQFHHDYELAGQILTGDMMYRSVAAEIAASELPDVRTRIAKAKADKLRLLVPASLTSKTLAIRQNVKSPAVKRLRDAYAAAIVQADDDDLQAYRNRASFLTGIGEHAGAADDLAKVLEQEPSVADYIWHAQLTKVDDPEAALRSIAKARELEPASANVMNGLAKVLWLNNRPDEILLAADEFEALGVEKTDVDMVRATAMALAGREEEAVALLDAAFEEKPGNAALYRARCSLKAQYGLQLESALKDCTRATELSENSSSALEDRGLAYWRMDRKEAAIEDWRSALLTNPDAPHARWLLGLAQGGKAGAQMQREAILMDEELPLELKNWGLAD; via the coding sequence ATGACTTTGAAGTGGGTCAGCCGCGCATTCGTTGCGGGCATGTTTGCAAGCACATCGATCGCAGCTCACGCAGCCACGCTGGAGCAGCCGCGTTATGAACCGGCACCGGGCTGGGTGGAAGCGCGCCAGCTCGACCCTGTCGGTGAGGGCGACAGGACCGTGCTGCTGCTGGTCGACAGCCAGATCCGCGTCGAGGACGATCGCTCCGTCGAATATCGCGATCTCGCCTATCAGGTCGTCTCGCCGGAAATGCTTTCCCGGCTCGGCAATGTGAAAGTGGAATGGCAGCCCGACGTTCAGGACGCGCTGATCCACGCCGTTTCGATCGTTCGCGGTGGAGAGACCATCGACGCGTTGAACGGCGGCAAATCGGTCGAAGTGATCCGCCGCGAGGCGGACCTGGAAAAACAGTCATTGGACGGCAAACTGACCGCGACAATGCAACTGACCGGCCTGCAGCTTGGGGACGTCGTTCGCGTGACCTATAGCGTCGTTTCTTCCGATCCGGCGCTCGGAGGTAATGCGGAGGGTCTGGAGAGCCTGCCCGTCGCACCGATCCAGGTCGGCCAGTATCATTTTCGCCTGCTCTGGCCCGAAGCGAAGGCCCTGCGCTGGACGGCCGACACAGAGCTGAGTGAAGAGAGCACCGGATCGGTGAGCCAGATCCATTTTGACGGGGTGCTACCCAAACTCAAGGACCAGCCCGAAAACGCGCCCGCCCGTTTCGTCCAGCCGCCCAAGGTCAACTATACCACCTTTTCGGACTGGCAGAGCGTCAGCCTTTCGGTTGCCCCCCTCTACAATGATCATGCGAAGCTAGTTCCCGGCGGCCCACTAGCCCAGCGGGCCGCAGCCATCGCCGCCGCGCATGATAGCCAGCTGGATCGCATGGCAGCCGCTGTGGAGCTAGTGCAGGATGAGGTGCGCTATCTGTACGAGGGGATGGAGTTCGGCAATTACACGCCGCAAGATCCGGCAGTCACCTGGGAAAAGCGGTATGGCGACTGCAAGGCGAAATCGCTGATGCTCCTCAGCCTGCTACGCGAACTCGGCATCGAAGCCGATGCGATGCTCGTGCGCGCCGAGGACGGTGATATCGTGGGCGAACTGCTGCCTGGGCTATACGCTTTCAACCATGTGGTGGTTCGCGCGAAAGTGGACGGGACCGACTATTGGCTCGACGGCACCATGCAAGGCACCACCCGCGCTAATATTGCCGACGTCGCCAACTTCGCCAAGGCACTTCCACTGACCGAAGCCGGAAGCGACCTGATCGACGTGCCGGTTCGTCCGATGAGCGAACCGACGCAGGTTCTGGAACGCGAGCTGGACCTGCGTGCAGGAGTTGGGTTCCCGGGCATCGACAGCATCACGATGCGGTTCCGGGGGCCGACCGCCACGCAGCTGCTTGCCGCACAGTCCAGCCTCGACAAGAAGAGCTTCGACGATGTGCTCGACGGGATACTTAGTTCGGCAGGCAATGACGGCGCAGTCTTCGAACGCTCGCTTCATTTCGAAAATGACGGCCAGACTGCCATTGTCAGCGGCAAGGCTCTCGAAAGCTATTACTGGCAATGGGAGGATCGCCGATATCAGACGCAGCTCAATCCGCCGGTAGAGAATTTCACGTTCGACGCCGATCGCGGGCGCGCCGCCTGGTCTCACATTCCGGTAATGGTCAACCATCCGCTTTATCAGGCGACCACGGTCAGGCTGTTGCTGCCGGAGATGGCAGAACCGTTCGAACTGCGCGGCGCGGCAAAGTTCGATGGCGGGATCGCGGGATATCAGTTTCATCACGACTATGAGCTTGCCGGGCAGATATTGACGGGCGACATGATGTATCGCTCGGTCGCGGCCGAGATTGCCGCATCGGAGCTTCCCGATGTCCGCACGCGGATTGCAAAGGCCAAAGCGGACAAGCTTCGCCTGCTCGTCCCGGCCAGCCTGACCAGCAAGACGCTCGCCATCCGTCAGAATGTGAAATCACCTGCGGTTAAGCGGCTTCGCGACGCCTATGCCGCCGCCATTGTCCAAGCCGATGACGACGATTTGCAGGCCTATCGCAACAGGGCTTCCTTCCTGACGGGTATCGGTGAGCATGCGGGTGCTGCGGACGATCTTGCAAAGGTGCTTGAGCAGGAACCGAGCGTTGCAGACTATATCTGGCATGCACAGCTGACCAAGGTGGACGATCCCGAAGCCGCGCTGCGATCGATTGCCAAAGCGCGCGAGCTGGAGCCGGCCTCTGCGAACGTCATGAACGGGCTTGCGAAAGTCCTATGGCTGAACAACCGGCCGGACGAGATCCTTCTGGCTGCAGACGAGTTCGAAGCGCTGGGCGTCGAGAAAACGGACGTGGACATGGTCCGCGCCACCGCAATGGCCTTGGCCGGGCGGGAAGAAGAGGCGGTTGCGCTGCTTGATGCCGCATTCGAGGAGAAGCCGGGCAACGCCGCGCTCTATCGCGCACGCTGTTCGCTCAAGGCGCAATATGGCCTTCAGCTGGAAAGTGCGCTGAAGGACTGCACGCGGGCGACGGAGCTTAGCGAGAACAGCTCCAGCGCGCTGGAAGACCGCGGCCTAGCTTATTGGCGCATGGACCGGAAAGAAGCGGCGATCGAAGACTGGCGCTCGGCGCTCCTTACCAACCCCGATGCACCGCATGCACGCTGGCTGCTTGGCCTCGCCCAAGGCGGTAAGGCTGGCGCGCAGATGCAAAGGGAAGCGATCCTCATGGACGAAGAGCTTCCGCTGGAACTAAAAAATTGGGGCCTCGCCGACTGA